Genomic DNA from Streptomyces venezuelae:
CGGCGTGGCCACCCGGGAGACCCGTGGTGAGCTGCGGATGACCACCATCGTGGCCACGGGCCCGCAGATGGACGTGTACCTCGGCGATGTCATCGACGGATGGTTCCGGAGCGACCGGGCCGTGATGCCCAAGGACTCCGTCTACCCCGTCGGCGACGACGTCGAGGAGGTCGAGAAGCACAACCTCGGTGACATGCGGAAGTCACAGGACGCCGCCACGGACGCGGCGCTGAACTACCTCAAGGCGAACGGTGTCGACGACACCGACAAGGTGAAGGTCAAGGCCGACCTCGGGAAGATCGGCGGGCCGAGCGCGGGCCTGTTCCTCTCGCTCGGCATCATCGACAAGCTCGACGGCGACGGCAGCGGCGGCGACCTCACGGGCGGCCGCAAGATCGCGGGCACCGGCACGATCACGGCCGACGGCAAGGTGGGCCCGGTGGGCGGTGTCGCCCTCAAGACGCAGGCGGCGGGCCGCGACGGCGCCACGGTCTTCCTCGTCCCGGAGGCGGAGTGCTCGGACGCTCAGGCCGAGCTGCCGAAGGGCCTGCGACTCGTCCCGATCACGACGCTGAAGGGAACGGTCGACGCGCTGCGGGCGCTGGAAAAGGGCGGGAAGGTCCCGAGCTGCTGACGAGCCGCAGCCCCAACTCGACGAGGCGCCAGCCCACTTGAGCGCGGAGGCGGCGACGCCTCACCCGGCGGGGCGGGGCCGCGCGACGTAACCGTTCGGCGCGCTCCTCGTGCAGCATCAGATGCACGTCAGGGTGCATGGTTCAGCTCCTCTCAGGCGTCCCCGGCCGGTGCCGGGCGGGTCGGGAAGATGTGCGAGTGGACGCGCACCTGCGCCACGTCCGGGGTGCCCTCGGGCGGGGGCGTGCCGCGGTAACTCTCCATGAGCGCTTCGACTTTGCGGCTCAGTTCCGAGGCCTGGGCCGGGGACAGGGTGAGGGTGTAGTCGCTGGTGTCCGCCGCCTCGTCCCACGCGGACGACCACTCGTGCCGTGTCGCGATCCACGTGGTCACCTCTTGGGCGCGCTGCGTCGCGTACTCGTACAGGAGCGTACTGAGCGCGGCCTGCACCTCCGGGTTGGGGTCGCGGATCAACTCCTCGTCGGTACGCGTGCCCTGGTGGGCGGAGCGCCACCACCGCTCCCGGCCCTTGTTGCGGTCCGGGTCGTCCTCGACGAAGCCGTACTCCGCGAGCTGCCGCAGGTGGTAGCTGGTCGCTCCGCTCGACTCGCCGAGCCTGGCGGCGAGTTGGGTCGCCGTGGCCGGGCCGTCGTGGCGCAGGGAGGTGAGCAGGCGCATCCGGAGCGGGTGCGCCAGGCCCCGCAGGGAGCGGGGGTTCAGGTGGTGGACGTTCCGGGGGCGGGCCCCGGAGCGGTCGTCTTCCGTCATGCCCCTCAGCGTAAGCATGCAAAGACTCCGTTGCAACGGTTTTTGCAACGGAGTCTTTGCAACTCGTCGGGCGTCGCCGCGCCGCGCTGCGGCACAGAGCAGCCGCCGGACTTCAGTTCGCGACGGTGAGCACGATCTTTCCCTGGATGTGCCCTCGGGCGGCCCGCTCGTGCGCGGCCCGCGCGTCCGCGAGCGGGAACGTGCTGTCGAGTGTGACCCGCACCGCTCCCGCGTCGATCAGGCGGGCCAGTTCCGCGAGTTGCGCGCCGTTCGACCGGACCTGGGTGAGCGTGACCGTGATGCCCAGCTCCGCGTTCTCGGCGTCGTCGAAGTCGCCGAAGTAGACGGGGAAGAGGGAGCCGCCGCGCTTCAGCGTGCGCAGGAATCGCTTGCTGCGCGGGCCTCCGACCGCGTCCAGGACGAGGTCGGCGTCGCGGACGACGTCCTCGGCGCGCTCCTTGGTGTAGTCGATGAACTCGTCCGCGCCGAGATCGCGCAGGAACGCCTCGTGGGTGCCGGAGGCCACGGCGATGACGCGCGCACCCTTCCACTTCGCGAGCTGCAGGGCGAGGTGCCCCACGCCGCCCGCGGCGCCGTTGACGAGGACGGTGGTGTCGCTCGCGAGCGGGATCGGGCGGTGCCGGGCCTCCTGGAACGGCGAGGGGTGATCGTGCCCGAGCTCGATCAGGTACTGCCATGCCGTGAGCCCGGACATGGGCAGGCCGGCGGCGTGCGCGTGGTCGACCGTGGCCGGCTTGTGGGCCAGGTCGGCCACCGGGGCGGTGACATACTCGGCGTACGCGCCGCTCTGGAGAGCGGCGGGGAAGCGCAGCAGGCCGATGACTTCGTCTCCTACGGCGAAGCGGTGGGCGCCGGAGGCGGCGTCGGCGCCGTCGCCGCCATCGGCCTCGGGGCCGAGGGCCTCCACTACGCCGGAGACGTCCGTTCCCGGGATCAGGGGGAGGTGGAACGGGGGCTTCAGCTCGGGCGGCACGTCGGGCATTCCCTCACGCGCGTACCAGTCGGGAGGGTTGAGCCCGACCGCGTGCACGCGGACGAGCACCTCGCCCGGCCCCAGTTCGGGGATCGGCACGTCCTCGTGGCGCAGGACTCCGGGGGCACCGAACTCGTGCAGCCGAATCGCCTTCATCGTGCGGGGCTTCGGGGTGGACACCGTGGTGGGCATCGGGTTGGCCGCCATCGTTTCTCTCCTGCTCGTGCCGCGGGATACGCTCATCCGGACCAACGATCCACATAAATGGACCAGTGATCCGAATATATGGACCACTGATCCGGATAGTCAAGCGGTCGAGGAAGGGCAGGGCAGGGACAGATGCGGGCCGACGCCAGGAAGAACCGCGACCATGTGCTCGCCGTAGCGGGCGCCGCCATCGCCGAGCAGGGCGTCGACGTGGCCCTGCGCGACATCGCGCGCCGGGCCGACGTCGGGCTCGCGACGCTGCTTCGGCACTTCCCCACGCGCGAGGCGCTGCTCGACGCCCTGCTCCGCACGGGTTTCGACGAACTGACGGAGAAGGCGTGTGCGTTGGAGACGTCGGGTGCGCCCGGGGACGCTCTCGTCTCCTGGCTGCGGGACGCCGTCGCGTGGACGACCGAGTACCGGGGCGTGACGGTACTGATAGCCGCCGCGATCGAGGAGCCCGAGTCCGCGCTCCACGCGTCGTGCGTGGCGCTGCGCGCGGCGGGGGCGCGGTTGCTCGTGCGTGCGCAGGAAGCGGGGGTGGCGCGGGGCGATATCGACGGGGCCGACCTGTTCGCGCTGGTCGCGATGCTCGCCTGGCTCGGCGACCAGCCCTCGCTCGCGCCCCGCGCCGACCACCTCTTCGACGTCGTCACCGGCGCGGTCAGTCCGCGCTGAGGACGCTGTTCCGGGCTCGCGGACGGTGCGTGCGTGCGCGCGTGCGCGTCCTGTCCGCGGCTTCGGTGGGCCTGCGCCTTCGACGGTTGCCGGGGCCGCCCGGGGTTTTGCGGAGTGTGGCGGTTCCGGGCCGGCAGTAAAGGGCGCTTCCTTCGGTCGCGTCGGCTGCGCCGATTCCGCTGCGCTCCACCCTTGACTCCCGTCCCTCCACCGCGAGCTGCCTCTTGACCCGGACGGCCAGGGGTGGGGGCAACGGGGACCGCTGGGGCAGTCATCGGCTTTCGCTGCCGGGTGCGGCCCGGTCCATCGTGGCCGACGGCCAGGGTTGCGTGACCGCCCGCCGCGCGGCCGAGCCGCTCGGGTCATCCGCTCGCGCTGCCGGGTGCGGACCGGCTCATCGTGAGTCGCCCTCACTGTCCGGGGTGGGACATCCGCTCTCGCGGCCAGGTGCGGACCGGCCCAACGTGGGCGGGAGCAATACTCGATGAGCTGTGGCCCGGGGGGCGCCGCGCCCTCCGGCACCTACTTTGGGAAAGTTGCGAATGGGTTGGCCGCGCGCTCCCTTCGCAGACCGAGTGCGCCCCTGGCCCGCCTCGGGTCGGGCCGCCCCTCCCCTGGCACCTACTTTGGGAAAGTTGCGAATGCGTTCACCGCACGCCCCCCTGCCAAGCCGCATACGCCCCCCAATGCGCTGGCTCACCGCGCCAGATTCGTGAGGCCGGTGACGCGGGAGGCGGCGCGCGGGGAGTGAGAAGGGGGGCGCGCAGTGTGCCGGTTCGCAACTTCTCCAAAGTAGGTGCCGGAGGGGGCAGCCCGAACCAAGGAAGGCCAGCCATGGGGGCGCATTCAGTCTGCCGAGGGGGGCGCGTGGCCCGCCGCTTCGCAACTTTCCCAAAGTAGGTGCCGGAGGGGGGGCAGCCCCCGACCGGAACACAGCTCATCGACCATGACTCCCGCCCACGATGAACCGGACCGCACCCGGCAACGCAAGCCGATGACCCGACCCGAACCGTGAGGGCGGCTTGCGTTGGGACGGGCCGCACCCGGCAACGCGAGCCGATGGCCCGAGCGGCCAAGCCGCGCGGTAGGCGGGCCCGTGACCGTGACCCGCCGCCCACGATGGACCGGGCCGCACCCGGCAGCGAAAGCCGATGACTGCCCCAGCGGTCCCCGTTGCCCCCACCCCTGGCCGTCCGGGTCAAAGGTCAAGTCGCGGTGGAGGGACGGGAGTCAAGGGTGGAGCGCAGCGGAATCGGCGCAGCCGACGCGCAGCGCAGCGGAGCGCCCTTTACTCCCGGCCCGGAACCGCCACACTCCGCAAAACCCCGGGCGGCCCCGGCAACCATCAAAGACACCGGCCCACCGAAGTCACCGCTGAGGGGGCGTACGTGGCGAGGCGATGGAGACTGTGTCCCGCACGGCTCCACCGCTCCACCGCTCCACCGCCCCCGTACGCCCCATTCGTGAACGGCACATGGCAGTCCCGTTGCAGCACCCCGTGACCGCTTGAGGCGGCCGCACGACCACGGCTACGTTCAACGAGTCAGGTCGACGAGATGAGACGCGTCACGTCGAGTCGAGTCGACGACTTGGCCGTGTGCCCGAGAGGCTCAGGGGCTGGACTGCAAATCCAG
This window encodes:
- a CDS encoding NADP-dependent oxidoreductase — translated: MKAIRLHEFGAPGVLRHEDVPIPELGPGEVLVRVHAVGLNPPDWYAREGMPDVPPELKPPFHLPLIPGTDVSGVVEALGPEADGGDGADAASGAHRFAVGDEVIGLLRFPAALQSGAYAEYVTAPVADLAHKPATVDHAHAAGLPMSGLTAWQYLIELGHDHPSPFQEARHRPIPLASDTTVLVNGAAGGVGHLALQLAKWKGARVIAVASGTHEAFLRDLGADEFIDYTKERAEDVVRDADLVLDAVGGPRSKRFLRTLKRGGSLFPVYFGDFDDAENAELGITVTLTQVRSNGAQLAELARLIDAGAVRVTLDSTFPLADARAAHERAARGHIQGKIVLTVAN
- a CDS encoding TetR/AcrR family transcriptional regulator, with product MRADARKNRDHVLAVAGAAIAEQGVDVALRDIARRADVGLATLLRHFPTREALLDALLRTGFDELTEKACALETSGAPGDALVSWLRDAVAWTTEYRGVTVLIAAAIEEPESALHASCVALRAAGARLLVRAQEAGVARGDIDGADLFALVAMLAWLGDQPSLAPRADHLFDVVTGAVSPR
- a CDS encoding ArsR/SmtB family transcription factor, producing MTEDDRSGARPRNVHHLNPRSLRGLAHPLRMRLLTSLRHDGPATATQLAARLGESSGATSYHLRQLAEYGFVEDDPDRNKGRERWWRSAHQGTRTDEELIRDPNPEVQAALSTLLYEYATQRAQEVTTWIATRHEWSSAWDEAADTSDYTLTLSPAQASELSRKVEALMESYRGTPPPEGTPDVAQVRVHSHIFPTRPAPAGDA
- a CDS encoding S16 family serine protease — encoded protein: MFSFSRLTRSQALALCALPVVALLAVAGLAPLPFAVAQPGGTADVLGKHEGKPVLTVSGVATRETRGELRMTTIVATGPQMDVYLGDVIDGWFRSDRAVMPKDSVYPVGDDVEEVEKHNLGDMRKSQDAATDAALNYLKANGVDDTDKVKVKADLGKIGGPSAGLFLSLGIIDKLDGDGSGGDLTGGRKIAGTGTITADGKVGPVGGVALKTQAAGRDGATVFLVPEAECSDAQAELPKGLRLVPITTLKGTVDALRALEKGGKVPSC